Proteins from a single region of Stappia sp. ES.058:
- a CDS encoding class I adenylate-forming enzyme family protein — MTSIDSWIEAHARFTPDKPAVLFDGEVLTYRDMARAIGSVAGLLRERHGIGRGERIAYLGTNAPDTLVLLFAVARLGAILVPLNWRLAPPELAHAVSDSGARVLIHQPAFSDTVKAMAAEGTLPECVSADPGDGGLIRRAAGHVPVSAGAAPGRADDALLLVYTSGTTGRPKGAVLTQAAVQANALNAMHMQGLTSDDTVLTVLPMFHVGGLNIQTTPAFYVGASVILHDRFHAETVLKSISADRPSVTVLVPATLAAVLAHPAWSDTDLSSLRLVATGSSDVPRELMGGFVGRGVPVLQVYGATETGPVSIYQRLDDAPGEFGAIGRAGLHTTARIMINGREAETGEVGEIELKGPNVTAGYWNRPEATRDSFHDGWFRTGDLAEMDAAGVYWFRDRLKNVIISGGENIYPAEIERILQGFSQVREAAVVGVASSRWGETPVAVVVPTSEGGCDQQTLLDQFDGRLARYKHPKSVVCVSALPRNALGKIQLDKVRKMAEDALSSETASKKA; from the coding sequence GTGACCTCCATCGACAGCTGGATCGAAGCGCATGCCCGCTTCACCCCCGACAAGCCGGCGGTGCTCTTCGACGGCGAGGTCCTGACCTATCGCGACATGGCGCGCGCGATCGGCTCGGTCGCGGGCCTTCTGCGCGAGCGCCACGGCATCGGGCGGGGCGAGCGGATCGCTTATCTCGGCACCAATGCACCGGACACGCTGGTGCTGCTGTTCGCCGTCGCGCGTCTCGGCGCCATTCTGGTTCCGCTCAATTGGCGCCTCGCGCCACCGGAGCTCGCCCATGCGGTGAGCGACAGCGGTGCGCGTGTGCTGATCCACCAGCCGGCCTTTTCGGATACCGTGAAGGCGATGGCGGCGGAAGGAACGCTCCCTGAATGCGTCAGCGCCGATCCGGGCGACGGCGGTCTCATCCGCAGGGCCGCGGGGCATGTGCCCGTCAGCGCCGGTGCGGCGCCTGGCCGGGCCGACGACGCGCTGCTTCTGGTCTACACTTCAGGCACGACGGGCCGGCCGAAAGGAGCGGTCCTGACGCAGGCGGCGGTTCAGGCCAACGCACTCAATGCCATGCACATGCAGGGCCTGACGAGCGACGACACGGTCCTGACGGTGTTGCCGATGTTTCATGTCGGCGGGCTGAACATCCAGACCACGCCGGCGTTCTACGTCGGCGCAAGCGTGATCCTGCATGATCGTTTCCATGCCGAAACGGTGTTGAAGAGTATTTCCGCCGACCGGCCGAGCGTAACCGTCCTGGTTCCGGCCACGCTTGCCGCGGTTCTGGCGCATCCGGCGTGGTCGGACACGGACCTGTCGAGCCTGCGGCTGGTGGCGACCGGGTCTTCAGACGTGCCGCGCGAGTTGATGGGCGGGTTCGTCGGTCGCGGCGTTCCGGTTCTTCAGGTCTATGGCGCGACGGAGACCGGACCGGTCTCGATCTATCAACGGCTCGACGACGCGCCGGGCGAGTTCGGCGCCATCGGGCGTGCGGGACTGCACACGACCGCGCGTATCATGATCAACGGCCGGGAAGCCGAGACGGGAGAGGTCGGCGAGATTGAACTCAAGGGCCCGAATGTCACCGCCGGATACTGGAACCGGCCCGAAGCGACCCGCGACAGCTTTCACGATGGCTGGTTTCGCACCGGCGATCTTGCGGAAATGGATGCCGCCGGCGTCTACTGGTTTCGCGACCGTTTGAAGAATGTGATCATCTCGGGCGGCGAGAACATCTATCCGGCGGAGATCGAACGGATCCTGCAGGGGTTTTCGCAGGTGCGCGAGGCCGCCGTCGTCGGCGTCGCCAGTTCCCGGTGGGGCGAGACCCCCGTCGCGGTCGTGGTTCCGACGTCGGAAGGCGGCTGCGACCAGCAGACGCTTCTCGACCAGTTCGACGGGCGCCTCGCCCGCTACAAGCATCCGAAATCGGTGGTTTGCGTTTCGGCACTTCCGCGCAATGCTCTGGGCAAGATCCAACTGGATAAGGTCCGCAAAATGGCGGAGGATGCCCTTTCGAGCGAGACCGCAAGCAAAAAAGCCTGA
- a CDS encoding acyl-CoA dehydrogenase family protein, which produces MTIAVPDETDIDRPIFDPAAFRLTGQEAELTQLARRVAKSKFAPRAQMYDREATFPTENYRDMHEAGLLGICVPKENGGHGAPFRAYMMTAAEIGRYCGATALTWNMHVCSCLWTGALTDDLEMSAADRELHLERRARHYARILDEGAIYSQPFSEGGAAAAGAAPFSTNAKQVDGGWLINGKKIFASLSGHADYYGILCGEMKEGEKPSRRDTMYIAVPARAEGVEVVGDWDPLGMRGTVSRTLIFKDVFVPDDEQLMPRGVYYQAASRWPHMFMTLSPTYMGIAQAAYDFTVKYLRGEWPGLPPVKRRMFPTKQIGVAQMQLMLEQTKALWFQAITEAGPDPTREQMMRAWAAHYTVMENANEICQLAVRTCGGQSMLKTLPLERMYRDSRCGSLMLPWTAEICLDRIGRESLYLPGESDA; this is translated from the coding sequence ATGACCATCGCCGTCCCTGACGAAACGGACATCGACCGGCCGATCTTCGATCCCGCAGCGTTCCGGCTCACCGGTCAGGAAGCCGAACTGACCCAACTCGCGCGCCGCGTCGCGAAGTCGAAGTTCGCTCCGCGCGCGCAGATGTACGATCGTGAAGCCACCTTCCCGACGGAAAATTACCGCGACATGCACGAAGCCGGGCTCCTGGGCATTTGCGTGCCGAAGGAAAACGGCGGTCACGGTGCGCCGTTTCGCGCCTACATGATGACGGCCGCCGAGATCGGGCGCTATTGCGGGGCGACCGCGCTCACCTGGAACATGCATGTCTGTTCGTGCCTGTGGACGGGCGCGCTGACAGACGATCTCGAGATGAGCGCGGCCGACCGCGAGTTGCATCTGGAGCGTCGCGCCCGCCACTATGCCCGCATCCTCGACGAGGGTGCGATCTATTCGCAGCCGTTTTCCGAAGGCGGCGCGGCCGCGGCGGGTGCCGCGCCTTTTTCCACCAACGCCAAACAGGTCGACGGCGGCTGGCTGATCAACGGCAAGAAGATCTTCGCCTCGCTCTCGGGGCACGCGGATTACTACGGCATTCTCTGCGGCGAGATGAAGGAGGGGGAAAAGCCCTCGCGCCGCGACACGATGTATATCGCCGTGCCGGCGCGGGCCGAGGGCGTGGAGGTCGTCGGCGACTGGGATCCGCTCGGCATGCGCGGCACGGTCTCGCGCACGCTGATCTTCAAGGATGTCTTCGTGCCGGACGACGAGCAGCTGATGCCGCGCGGCGTCTACTATCAGGCGGCGAGCCGCTGGCCGCACATGTTCATGACGCTGTCGCCGACCTACATGGGCATCGCCCAGGCGGCCTATGACTTCACCGTCAAGTACCTGCGCGGCGAATGGCCCGGCCTGCCGCCGGTCAAGCGGCGGATGTTCCCGACAAAGCAGATCGGCGTCGCCCAGATGCAGCTGATGCTGGAGCAGACCAAGGCGCTGTGGTTCCAGGCGATCACGGAAGCCGGTCCCGATCCCACGCGCGAACAGATGATGCGCGCCTGGGCGGCGCATTATACGGTGATGGAAAATGCCAACGAGATCTGCCAGCTTGCCGTGCGCACCTGCGGGGGACAATCGATGCTCAAGACCCTGCCACTCGAGCGGATGTACCGCGACAGCCGGTGCGGCTCGCTGATGCTGCCCTGGACGGCGGAGATCTGTCTCGACAGAATTGGCCGCGAGAGCCTGTATCTGCCGGGAGAAAGCGACGCGTGA
- a CDS encoding alpha/beta fold hydrolase, whose amino-acid sequence MSGEDHIRATGGARSVVFLHGIGAGAEMFAPQISGLGKRCDAIGWNLPGYGGHDLDGEMTFDGLTEGLLAFLDRLHLARVDLVGHSIGGMLAQAFVARHPERVRTLVLSATTAAFGSRDGSFQKQFVTERLAPLDAGRTMPDLAAEFVPGLVGSQALPEAAEQARAAMSQVPEATYRAAIRCLATFDEREALSRIPVPVLLIAGGEDQNAPAPTMRRMSEKISGACFVELDGIGHLAPLECPDAFTGEIQSFLNDTAL is encoded by the coding sequence ATGAGTGGCGAAGATCATATCCGCGCAACCGGCGGCGCGCGCTCTGTCGTGTTTCTTCACGGGATCGGCGCGGGCGCCGAAATGTTCGCCCCGCAGATTTCCGGTCTGGGCAAGCGGTGCGATGCCATCGGCTGGAACCTGCCCGGCTACGGCGGGCACGATCTCGACGGTGAGATGACTTTCGACGGGTTGACGGAAGGGCTGCTCGCGTTTCTCGACCGGCTGCATCTCGCCCGTGTCGACCTCGTCGGCCATTCCATCGGCGGCATGCTGGCGCAGGCCTTTGTCGCCCGGCATCCGGAGCGGGTGCGCACGCTGGTGCTTTCGGCAACGACCGCGGCTTTCGGCAGCCGTGACGGCAGTTTCCAGAAACAGTTCGTCACTGAGCGGCTCGCGCCGCTCGATGCCGGACGGACCATGCCGGATCTGGCGGCGGAATTCGTGCCTGGTCTCGTCGGATCGCAGGCGCTGCCAGAGGCGGCGGAGCAGGCGCGCGCGGCGATGTCGCAGGTGCCGGAGGCAACCTATCGGGCCGCGATTCGCTGTCTTGCGACCTTCGACGAACGCGAGGCGCTTTCGCGCATTCCGGTGCCGGTGCTGCTCATTGCCGGCGGCGAGGACCAGAATGCGCCGGCGCCGACGATGCGGCGCATGTCGGAGAAGATTTCGGGAGCGTGCTTCGTCGAGCTGGACGGCATCGGCCATCTGGCGCCGCTGGAATGCCCCGACGCCTTCACCGGAGAGATCCAAAGCTTCCTGAACGACACTGCCCTTTAA
- a CDS encoding peptidase M29, which yields MLADRIEGKWIDAFERVFSLCKVTKGETVALLSETQSRPLNVHIAELALHRFGATVFHVVVPTPPQDSPVPVRSTGASAALGGQDAVVAALAASGLVVDLTVEGLLHAPELPRILEHGARLLMISNEHPDALERLLPQPRDKDRVRDAVARIRACSVMTVTSKAGTDLTVAMPDASTVGVWGWCDRPGSVAHWPAGLVVSFPKAGSVNGTLVLDAGDVNLTFKRYLESPVRLTIVDDYVTEIDGHGTDAELTRRYLAAWGDRDAYAVSHVGFGMNEAARYEALTMYDQRETNGTEVRAYSGNFLFSTGANEFAGRFTKGHFDIPVRGCTIALDGEAVVVDGDLIEALR from the coding sequence ATGCTTGCCGATCGGATCGAGGGAAAATGGATCGACGCCTTCGAGCGTGTGTTTTCCCTGTGCAAGGTGACGAAGGGTGAAACCGTCGCGCTTTTGTCCGAAACCCAATCCCGGCCCCTCAACGTTCACATCGCAGAACTTGCCTTGCACAGGTTCGGGGCCACCGTCTTTCATGTGGTGGTGCCGACGCCGCCGCAGGACAGCCCCGTGCCGGTGCGCTCGACCGGCGCCTCGGCCGCGCTTGGCGGACAGGACGCTGTGGTAGCCGCACTCGCGGCCAGCGGGCTTGTCGTGGACCTCACCGTCGAGGGCCTGCTGCACGCCCCCGAGCTGCCCCGCATTCTGGAGCATGGCGCGCGGTTGCTGATGATTTCCAACGAGCATCCGGACGCGCTGGAGCGATTGTTGCCGCAGCCGCGCGACAAGGACCGCGTGCGTGATGCCGTCGCCCGAATTCGCGCCTGTTCCGTGATGACGGTGACCTCGAAAGCCGGAACCGACCTCACGGTGGCGATGCCGGATGCCTCCACGGTCGGCGTCTGGGGCTGGTGCGACCGGCCCGGCAGCGTCGCGCACTGGCCCGCGGGCCTCGTCGTCAGTTTCCCGAAGGCCGGCAGCGTCAACGGCACGCTGGTGCTCGACGCGGGCGATGTGAATCTCACCTTCAAGCGCTACCTGGAAAGCCCGGTCCGGCTGACCATCGTCGACGACTACGTCACGGAGATCGACGGCCACGGCACCGATGCCGAACTGACCCGCCGCTATCTGGCCGCCTGGGGCGACCGCGATGCCTATGCGGTCAGCCATGTCGGTTTCGGAATGAACGAGGCGGCGCGTTACGAAGCGCTCACCATGTACGATCAGCGCGAGACCAACGGTACGGAAGTGCGCGCCTATTCCGGCAATTTCCTGTTTTCCACCGGCGCGAACGAGTTCGCCGGGCGGTTCACCAAGGGGCATTTCGACATTCCCGTGCGCGGTTGCACCATCGCGCTCGACGGCGAGGCGGTCGTTGTCGACGGCGATCTGATCGAGGCGCTGAGATGA
- a CDS encoding flavin reductase family protein, producing the protein MMTDHREFRAALGRFATGVTIVTTLDEAGRPVGLTANSFNSVSLDPPMVLWSLARASRNLMAFERASHYAVNVLASDQRALSDRFARPAQDRFADVDWRPGLGGVPLLSGVTAVFQCSHDAQVEGGDHIVFLGAVEAFEAREREPLLYHGGRYATPRYAPARP; encoded by the coding sequence ATGATGACCGACCACCGTGAATTCCGTGCAGCGCTTGGCCGTTTCGCCACCGGCGTGACCATCGTCACCACGCTGGACGAGGCCGGGCGACCCGTCGGCCTGACCGCGAACTCCTTCAATTCCGTTTCGCTGGATCCGCCGATGGTTCTGTGGAGCCTTGCCCGCGCCTCGCGCAATCTGATGGCATTCGAACGGGCCTCCCACTACGCGGTCAATGTGCTCGCATCCGATCAGCGCGCGCTGTCCGACCGGTTCGCCAGACCCGCGCAGGACCGGTTCGCCGATGTCGACTGGCGCCCCGGCCTCGGCGGTGTTCCACTCCTTTCCGGGGTCACGGCCGTGTTCCAGTGCAGCCATGACGCGCAGGTCGAAGGGGGCGATCACATCGTCTTCCTCGGCGCGGTGGAAGCCTTTGAGGCCCGCGAACGTGAACCGCTCCTCTACCATGGCGGACGCTACGCCACCCCTCGCTATGCCCCGGCCCGGCCATGA
- a CDS encoding MarR family winged helix-turn-helix transcriptional regulator — protein MTGTGRFVDGYLLYLLARASSVASAEFHQEVRAQGVSIAVWRILASLKGTKKGLTVGELAHSCLAQQPAISKTVEKLVIQGLVERHADSGDRRRVWVRLTPAGEERADVLIAGAMAHQGRLLEALGPDNADVLKTALTQLIDRAP, from the coding sequence ATGACCGGGACCGGCCGCTTCGTCGACGGCTATCTGCTCTACCTGCTGGCCCGCGCCTCCAGCGTCGCCAGCGCGGAGTTCCATCAGGAGGTGCGCGCGCAAGGCGTGTCCATCGCGGTCTGGCGCATCCTCGCGTCATTGAAGGGAACGAAAAAGGGGCTGACAGTCGGCGAACTGGCCCACAGCTGTCTCGCGCAGCAGCCCGCAATCTCCAAGACCGTGGAAAAGCTTGTCATCCAGGGCCTTGTGGAGCGTCACGCGGACAGCGGCGACCGACGCCGGGTCTGGGTCCGGCTCACGCCGGCCGGCGAGGAGCGTGCCGACGTGCTGATCGCCGGCGCGATGGCGCATCAGGGCCGCCTGCTCGAGGCGCTCGGGCCGGACAATGCCGATGTCCTCAAGACAGCGCTGACGCAGCTGATCGACCGCGCGCCCTGA
- a CDS encoding DUF4209 domain-containing protein: MIRREGQTEGNEKAEPQEDGPVFWLQATLDDIDGLDFEAPITGCISADCYYLSCLYREEANRLEGIEGCECSAKVFAMLSAATDLHFKPSDRDAPFGAMTIMGDRRSAIPEDFRGIPVSVLAYAAENAANPVLRARLCDLCWLLERKRHQLGRAAIASYVAIAEGLGSGALKDRLDRDDPLLGLTARDVLRRALSMGRPLGWDSDEVIAARELLSAIRARAVTSSNPVPVHWFFEMDLDFSRSDPSVIAAEIEGYLTGGVPEPGSHMIVELWRLAARGHHYAKDEDGKNRCRTGAAEALVAESEKHTSAMLASHWLSGAIAEYHGVPGQRERRTQLRHKLIDVQSGIAEEMSPFSHPMDLSEIADQVKGQLDGERDLIDLLLIFADLERSPSPKKLMEDAVKSINDHPLSSLFGASFHDHEGKVIHKSEGGGFGDGDSGDAIRVQIAQQESMRRGIHVSGQVQVARQYINGNYYVGEDTFQALMRHSPFVPENLVNTFSRGFARFFEGDCVSALYILTPMLENSLRHILKLNGHDVTTFDDAKQLQEDRTISALFEYMRPELEEVFGDAITTDIDSVFLSKPGPSLRHKVAHGLLNDSSPYGADAVYACWLIFRLCAIPLFEQRDHIELP, translated from the coding sequence ATGATTAGGCGTGAAGGCCAAACAGAAGGAAATGAGAAAGCGGAGCCGCAAGAAGATGGTCCTGTTTTCTGGCTTCAGGCAACGCTTGATGACATAGATGGTCTTGACTTTGAAGCGCCTATCACCGGGTGTATTTCAGCCGACTGCTACTATTTGAGTTGTTTGTACCGCGAAGAAGCAAATAGGTTGGAAGGTATAGAAGGTTGTGAATGCTCTGCGAAGGTGTTCGCGATGCTGTCCGCCGCTACGGACCTTCACTTCAAACCTAGCGACCGCGACGCACCCTTCGGCGCGATGACGATCATGGGAGACCGACGATCAGCCATTCCAGAGGACTTTCGCGGTATTCCGGTCTCGGTACTTGCCTATGCGGCCGAGAATGCCGCTAACCCGGTGCTGAGGGCGCGGCTATGTGACCTTTGTTGGCTTCTGGAGCGAAAGAGGCATCAATTGGGTCGTGCCGCAATCGCATCCTATGTTGCAATCGCGGAGGGGCTGGGTTCGGGCGCCCTCAAGGATCGTCTTGACCGCGATGATCCGCTCCTGGGGCTTACAGCACGGGATGTTCTACGACGAGCGTTGTCGATGGGTCGGCCACTAGGCTGGGACAGTGACGAGGTTATCGCCGCGCGGGAGCTGCTGTCGGCAATAAGAGCACGAGCTGTCACAAGCAGCAATCCGGTACCGGTCCATTGGTTTTTCGAGATGGACTTGGATTTTAGCAGATCCGATCCGAGCGTCATCGCGGCGGAAATAGAGGGCTATCTGACAGGGGGCGTTCCCGAACCCGGCTCCCATATGATTGTGGAGCTTTGGCGCTTGGCGGCTCGTGGGCATCATTACGCGAAGGACGAGGATGGAAAGAATCGGTGCCGGACAGGTGCCGCTGAAGCGCTGGTTGCCGAGTCTGAGAAACACACTTCAGCGATGCTGGCCTCGCACTGGCTCAGTGGAGCGATTGCCGAATATCATGGCGTGCCGGGGCAGAGAGAACGACGCACCCAACTTCGTCACAAATTAATCGACGTCCAGTCCGGTATTGCAGAGGAAATGTCGCCATTCTCCCACCCCATGGACCTCAGCGAAATCGCGGATCAGGTCAAGGGCCAGCTTGATGGCGAACGTGATCTCATCGACTTGTTGTTGATCTTTGCAGACCTGGAACGATCCCCCTCGCCGAAAAAGCTCATGGAAGATGCTGTGAAGTCTATCAACGACCATCCGCTTTCTTCCTTGTTCGGTGCGTCATTTCACGACCACGAAGGAAAAGTGATTCACAAATCCGAGGGTGGAGGTTTCGGTGATGGGGATAGCGGCGATGCTATCCGGGTGCAGATCGCTCAGCAGGAGAGCATGCGCAGGGGTATCCACGTTTCAGGACAGGTTCAGGTAGCACGCCAATACATCAACGGGAATTATTACGTCGGAGAAGATACATTTCAGGCTCTTATGCGGCACAGCCCGTTCGTCCCAGAAAATCTGGTTAACACTTTCAGTCGGGGCTTCGCCCGCTTCTTTGAAGGTGACTGCGTAAGCGCGCTCTATATCTTGACGCCAATGTTGGAAAATTCTCTTCGCCATATTCTGAAACTGAATGGCCATGACGTCACAACGTTCGACGACGCCAAGCAGTTACAAGAAGATCGCACCATATCGGCGCTTTTTGAGTATATGCGTCCGGAATTAGAAGAAGTGTTTGGCGATGCCATCACAACTGATATCGATAGCGTTTTCTTGTCCAAACCTGGACCAAGCCTTCGCCATAAAGTTGCTCATGGACTCCTAAACGACAGTAGCCCCTACGGCGCCGACGCCGTTTATGCTTGTTGGCTTATATTTCGATTGTGCGCTATCCCTCTATTTGAACAACGTGATCATATTGAGTTACCTTAA
- a CDS encoding heme biosynthesis protein HemY, whose amino-acid sequence MIRLLIFIALVFIVAVGSAWIADKPGIITLDWQGYQIETGVMTAAVALLGVLAVGIILWNVALYVLRTPDHVGRFFRRRRKDRGYDAMSKGLLALGVGDAAGAGRHGAEAAKLLPGEPATQLLLAQSAQLDGRHEEARSRFEAMLDDPALRPVGLHGLYIEAERLNEPVAARHYAEEAARLMPGLDWAGRAVLGYQAVSGDWADAIKTLEKNYAAKLVDKKTFRRHKAVLLTAQALELEDRDPDAARQKASEAHGLAPALVPAAVLAARLATRRGDIRKAMKVVETTWKLTPHPELADAYAHARTGDSAQDRLKRVKSLAALRAHNAEGALALAQAAIEANEWELARSQMKAALRLEPTQRVFLMMADLEERQHGDRGRVREWLARAVRAPSDPAWVADGVVSETWSPVSPVDGRLDAFVWTTPPATLDHHDDPLEALDETLLEALPAAPAHLEAVPLERKPAPDAAPAATATAETGVVNPAAAGAPASASPPGGAAASAAEAHPVGDATPSEDASAPGEREAAVTGRTSDPAKAAGAPAPSAETAPEARPTDATGKTEAAAEKSAEAKGDAPKEEAKPDAKPDVKTGGKGKDDLSRPIEFPLKHMPDDPGPDDDPDAERAKKPGFRFFN is encoded by the coding sequence ATGATTCGCTTGTTGATATTCATTGCCCTTGTTTTCATCGTCGCGGTCGGGTCGGCCTGGATCGCCGACAAGCCGGGCATCATTACCCTCGACTGGCAGGGCTACCAGATCGAAACCGGCGTGATGACCGCCGCTGTGGCGCTGCTTGGCGTTCTGGCGGTGGGGATCATCCTCTGGAACGTCGCGCTCTACGTGTTGCGAACCCCCGACCATGTCGGCCGCTTCTTTCGCCGCAGGCGCAAGGACCGGGGCTACGACGCCATGTCGAAGGGGCTGCTGGCGCTGGGCGTGGGCGACGCCGCAGGGGCCGGACGCCACGGGGCGGAAGCCGCAAAGCTCCTGCCCGGCGAGCCGGCGACGCAGCTTCTCTTGGCGCAAAGCGCGCAGCTCGACGGACGGCACGAGGAGGCGCGGTCGCGCTTCGAGGCGATGCTCGACGATCCGGCGCTGCGCCCCGTCGGCCTGCACGGCCTCTACATCGAGGCCGAACGGCTGAACGAACCCGTGGCCGCGCGCCACTATGCCGAGGAGGCCGCCCGGCTGATGCCCGGTCTCGACTGGGCGGGTCGCGCGGTGCTCGGCTATCAGGCGGTGAGCGGCGACTGGGCCGATGCGATCAAGACGCTGGAAAAGAACTATGCCGCCAAGCTCGTCGACAAGAAGACCTTCCGCCGCCACAAGGCGGTGCTCCTGACCGCACAGGCGCTGGAGCTTGAGGACCGCGATCCCGATGCCGCCCGCCAGAAGGCGAGCGAGGCGCACGGGCTGGCGCCTGCGCTGGTGCCGGCGGCAGTGCTCGCCGCGCGCCTGGCCACGCGGCGCGGCGACATCCGCAAGGCGATGAAGGTCGTCGAGACCACCTGGAAGCTGACCCCGCATCCCGAGCTTGCCGACGCCTATGCCCATGCGCGCACGGGCGATTCGGCGCAGGACCGGCTGAAGCGGGTGAAGTCGCTCGCCGCGCTGCGCGCCCACAACGCGGAAGGCGCGCTTGCGCTGGCGCAGGCCGCCATCGAGGCGAACGAATGGGAGCTGGCGCGCAGCCAGATGAAGGCGGCGCTGCGGCTGGAGCCGACGCAGCGCGTGTTCCTGATGATGGCGGATCTGGAAGAACGCCAGCATGGCGACCGGGGCCGCGTGCGCGAGTGGCTCGCCCGCGCGGTGCGTGCGCCCTCCGATCCGGCCTGGGTGGCCGATGGCGTCGTCAGCGAGACCTGGTCGCCGGTCTCGCCGGTCGACGGGCGGCTGGACGCCTTCGTCTGGACCACCCCGCCGGCAACGCTCGACCATCACGACGATCCGCTGGAGGCCCTGGACGAGACGCTTCTGGAGGCGCTTCCGGCCGCACCCGCGCATCTGGAAGCCGTCCCGCTGGAACGCAAGCCCGCGCCGGACGCCGCGCCTGCGGCGACAGCGACGGCGGAGACCGGCGTCGTCAATCCCGCTGCAGCCGGGGCGCCCGCGTCTGCATCGCCTCCTGGCGGTGCAGCGGCGTCTGCCGCCGAAGCGCATCCGGTCGGGGATGCGACCCCTTCGGAGGACGCGTCCGCACCGGGGGAACGGGAGGCGGCGGTCACGGGCCGGACGTCGGACCCGGCGAAAGCCGCGGGCGCACCCGCGCCTTCGGCTGAAACCGCTCCTGAGGCTCGGCCGACGGACGCGACCGGAAAGACAGAGGCAGCGGCGGAAAAGTCGGCCGAGGCGAAGGGCGATGCCCCGAAGGAGGAGGCAAAGCCGGACGCCAAGCCGGATGTCAAAACGGGCGGCAAGGGAAAGGACGACCTGTCGCGACCGATCGAGTTTCCGCTGAAACACATGCCCGACGATCCGGGGCCGGACGACGATCCGGACGCGGAACGGGCGAAGAAGCCGGGCTTCCGCTTCTTCAACTGA
- a CDS encoding mitofilin family membrane protein has product MLGAAVVLGGAYGAHRAGYLPLTSGSAATEVQSALTAAQSRIAGLEERIADLADTRDVTSSASSAIDDVQSRLSALEASVESGLQSADGLSDAAADQLSQLESGLADLRRFVSSGGAGETAGLASLQEEQAALQKTVSEQGETLDALGRQAGDGAQAGEAVEALDTRIAALEGTFATLDKTLGTLSGVGDQLSGVQESIAALKSQAPAQAEALATLTSGQSALQTRVDQGLDDVSTRISALEDRIAPIEAQMGGVGARETAARAVAVSALKSAMDRGEPFETELAAVASSLPDDADLGALKARAAEGVPTRNALQANFAAAARAMSAELDAPAADDDLVDSFWSNARSLVSIRQPGESDANTPAAALGRMEARVDSGDFAGALKAYDTLPEAVQSAGSDWAGDARARLAADRLVDQVTGDVLKSLSAAPQ; this is encoded by the coding sequence GTGCTTGGCGCGGCCGTGGTGCTTGGCGGTGCCTATGGTGCGCATCGGGCCGGCTATCTGCCCTTGACCTCCGGTTCGGCTGCAACGGAAGTGCAGTCCGCGCTGACCGCGGCGCAGAGCCGCATCGCCGGGCTTGAGGAGCGGATCGCGGATCTGGCCGACACGCGGGATGTGACCTCGTCGGCGTCCTCCGCGATCGACGATGTTCAAAGCCGACTGTCCGCCCTTGAAGCGTCGGTCGAAAGCGGGCTGCAATCGGCGGACGGGCTTTCCGATGCGGCGGCAGACCAGCTCTCGCAACTGGAAAGCGGGCTGGCCGATTTGCGCCGGTTCGTTTCGTCCGGCGGAGCGGGCGAGACGGCGGGCCTCGCCAGTCTCCAGGAGGAGCAGGCCGCGCTTCAAAAAACCGTGTCCGAACAGGGCGAAACGCTCGATGCCCTGGGTCGGCAAGCCGGCGACGGCGCGCAGGCCGGCGAGGCGGTCGAAGCGCTCGACACCCGGATTGCCGCCCTTGAGGGCACCTTCGCCACGCTCGACAAGACGCTTGGCACGCTGTCGGGCGTTGGCGATCAGCTGTCCGGCGTGCAGGAGAGCATCGCAGCACTCAAGAGCCAGGCGCCCGCGCAGGCCGAAGCGCTGGCGACCCTGACGAGCGGGCAGAGCGCGCTCCAGACCCGGGTCGACCAGGGGCTGGATGACGTGTCGACCCGGATTTCGGCTCTGGAAGACCGGATCGCGCCGATCGAGGCGCAGATGGGCGGTGTCGGTGCACGCGAGACGGCGGCACGCGCCGTTGCGGTCTCGGCGCTGAAATCGGCGATGGACCGGGGCGAGCCGTTCGAGACGGAACTTGCCGCGGTCGCCTCTTCGCTTCCCGACGATGCGGATCTTGGCGCGCTCAAGGCGCGCGCCGCCGAAGGCGTTCCCACCCGCAACGCGCTCCAGGCGAACTTCGCCGCCGCCGCGCGGGCCATGAGCGCCGAACTGGACGCACCCGCCGCCGATGACGACCTGGTCGACAGTTTCTGGTCCAACGCCCGCTCGCTGGTTTCGATCCGCCAGCCCGGCGAAAGCGATGCCAACACGCCGGCGGCAGCGCTTGGCCGTATGGAGGCGCGTGTCGACAGCGGCGATTTCGCCGGCGCGCTCAAGGCCTATGACACGTTGCCGGAGGCGGTGCAGTCCGCCGGCAGCGACTGGGCGGGCGACGCGCGCGCGCGCCTTGCCGCCGACCGTCTGGTGGACCAGGTGACTGGCGATGTGCTGAAATCGCTGAGCGCGGCGCCGCAATGA